From the Natronogracilivirga saccharolytica genome, one window contains:
- a CDS encoding N-acetylmuramoyl-L-alanine amidase-like domain-containing protein produces MKNSAIAISLWLVMFMTPVISPVPVTAVNTHGPGNDTVADTIETWLDEGFAYWNQVEDVPALIRFYAERQLGIDYEGGLLDAPEHEELVVTLDGSDCVIYVEMSLAMTMTTLQLQKSYDAFRENLTFIRYRDGEIDGYPSRLHYFSDWLLTNEEKGLVSVKFQEEDLPVIEPPDFMSQNREDYRHIADDDSLYREISRMEKALADYSLRYIPEDEIPGYEDRFETGDVLAFVTTIDGLDITHTGLVRMDGDRAGFYHASMTGAVIEDPNTIYEYTKGRDNVKGIVIARLRSPQM; encoded by the coding sequence ATGAAAAATTCAGCAATTGCAATATCCCTTTGGCTTGTCATGTTTATGACGCCGGTTATTTCACCGGTTCCGGTGACAGCTGTAAATACCCACGGCCCGGGCAATGATACCGTAGCCGACACCATTGAAACCTGGCTGGATGAGGGATTTGCCTACTGGAATCAGGTTGAAGATGTTCCGGCACTGATACGCTTTTATGCCGAACGGCAGCTGGGGATCGATTACGAAGGCGGCCTGCTGGATGCTCCGGAGCACGAAGAGCTGGTAGTGACTCTGGATGGATCCGACTGTGTGATCTATGTGGAAATGAGCCTGGCCATGACCATGACAACACTGCAATTGCAGAAATCCTATGATGCGTTCCGCGAAAACCTCACATTCATACGCTACAGGGATGGTGAAATCGACGGGTACCCAAGCCGTCTGCATTATTTCAGCGACTGGCTTCTGACCAACGAGGAGAAAGGACTGGTTTCGGTCAAATTTCAGGAAGAAGATCTCCCCGTCATCGAGCCTCCGGACTTTATGTCACAAAACAGGGAGGATTACCGGCACATCGCCGATGATGACAGCCTCTACCGGGAAATAAGTCGGATGGAAAAAGCCCTCGCCGATTATTCCCTTCGGTACATTCCGGAAGATGAGATTCCAGGTTACGAAGACCGTTTTGAAACAGGAGACGTGCTTGCCTTTGTGACTACCATTGACGGGCTCGATATAACCCACACCGGCCTTGTCAGGATGGATGGAGACCGTGCAGGATTTTATCATGCCAGCATGACCGGAGCTGTAATTGAAGATCCGAACACTATTTACGAATACACAAAGGGTCGGGATAATGTCAAAGGTATTGTAATAGCCCGGCTTCGTTCTCCTCAAATGTAG
- a CDS encoding glycoside hydrolase family 3 protein, whose translation MSIAESSLPALKDLSLEQKLGQMLLLGFRGKELKPTNPIVAEIEEYHIGGVILFDYDIKLQSGDRNIESPEQVKELTTDLKSHARIPMFVSIDQEGGLVNRLKPEFGFPPTLSHKALGERNDLDFSREHGREIARLVKQTGHNMNFAPCVDLGINKENKAIYGRERCFSDDPEVVALHASAYVRGHKEEGVLTALKHFPGHGSSKEDTHLGMADVTETWQQHEVLPYQRVLDEGLCDMIMTTHIFNRNLDPDYPATLSESILKGMLRDQMGFEGVIISDDLQMKAITAHFGVEDVMKQALTAGVDILAYGNNLDFDPRIASKFVRVAKEMLHDGDITEERIDESVGRILKLKEQIC comes from the coding sequence ATGTCCATTGCCGAATCGTCATTGCCAGCCCTGAAGGACCTGTCACTTGAGCAAAAGCTTGGCCAGATGCTGCTGCTCGGATTCCGGGGCAAAGAGCTGAAACCGACCAACCCCATTGTAGCCGAAATAGAGGAATATCACATAGGCGGTGTCATTTTATTTGACTATGACATCAAACTGCAGTCCGGAGACCGCAATATTGAATCGCCTGAGCAGGTGAAAGAGCTGACCACGGACCTCAAATCCCACGCCCGGATTCCCATGTTTGTCTCCATCGACCAGGAGGGCGGACTGGTGAACCGGCTTAAGCCCGAATTCGGCTTTCCTCCGACACTTTCTCATAAAGCGCTTGGGGAAAGAAATGATCTGGATTTCTCCCGGGAGCACGGCCGTGAGATCGCCCGGCTTGTGAAGCAAACCGGACACAACATGAACTTTGCTCCCTGCGTGGATCTGGGCATCAATAAGGAGAACAAGGCGATTTACGGAAGAGAGCGCTGTTTTTCAGACGATCCGGAAGTGGTGGCACTGCATGCCAGTGCCTACGTCCGCGGGCACAAGGAAGAAGGTGTGCTCACTGCGCTCAAGCACTTTCCCGGCCACGGCAGCTCAAAAGAGGATACACATCTGGGGATGGCTGATGTAACCGAAACCTGGCAGCAGCATGAAGTCCTGCCCTATCAGCGCGTTCTGGATGAGGGACTGTGTGACATGATCATGACCACACATATTTTCAACCGCAATCTGGATCCCGACTACCCCGCAACGTTGTCAGAATCCATTCTAAAAGGAATGCTGCGGGATCAAATGGGGTTTGAAGGTGTGATCATCAGCGATGATCTGCAAATGAAGGCCATTACAGCACATTTTGGGGTGGAGGATGTCATGAAGCAGGCACTGACTGCAGGTGTGGATATTCTGGCATATGGAAACAATCTCGATTTTGATCCGCGTATTGCCTCCAAATTTGTTCGTGTTGCGAAAGAGATGCTGCACGATGGTGACATAACCGAAGAACGAATCGACGAGTCTGTCGGACGCATATTGAAACTGAAAGAACAAATTTGTTGA
- a CDS encoding exo-beta-N-acetylmuramidase NamZ domain-containing protein encodes MSEHQSSRIPYKALSSIRFGVDTAISNLSGDPGGISEGSWGMVTNDAARSAYDKDLLSRSALIKAGVRITQLFAPEHGISRFGADGKPVDDDTDPQTGLPVCSLYGNRMRPPAGMLEQLDGVLFDIPDIGSRFYTYIWTLSHVMEACAAAGKPLVVLDRINPIGGEIASAEGPLLDTRNCSSFLGRAAIPVRHSLTAGEFAQWLNHHWNLDLDLRIIKAEGWHRGMHWPDTHLPFVPTSPAMPSYESALCYPGTCLFEATNLSAGRGTAVPFRFIGAPWLDPDTIVEAGTGNVRVLKAGSKPSGTQTLTLPGVMFHTEIAVPDDQPWKGQSCTGIRIEVADKNCFRPVRTGLALLAAIRNYHSDTFEWKTYPTAANPEGEDHFERLIGVRDMRPALEADPAAFLESLPDRLQAAGWKESVSPLLLY; translated from the coding sequence ATGTCTGAACATCAGTCCTCCCGAATACCTTATAAAGCATTAAGCAGCATCCGGTTCGGGGTTGATACAGCAATAAGCAACCTGTCAGGTGACCCCGGCGGAATATCAGAAGGCTCGTGGGGTATGGTGACCAATGACGCTGCACGTTCCGCATACGACAAGGATCTGCTCTCCCGCAGCGCACTGATAAAAGCGGGTGTCAGAATAACGCAGCTCTTCGCCCCGGAACACGGAATATCACGGTTTGGTGCCGACGGCAAACCAGTTGATGATGACACCGATCCGCAGACAGGCCTGCCTGTCTGCAGTCTGTATGGCAACAGAATGCGTCCGCCCGCCGGCATGCTCGAGCAGCTCGACGGTGTGCTGTTTGATATCCCCGATATAGGCAGCCGGTTTTATACCTACATCTGGACCCTCTCGCACGTAATGGAAGCCTGCGCCGCTGCCGGTAAGCCTCTTGTTGTTCTTGACCGGATCAATCCGATTGGCGGAGAGATTGCTTCTGCCGAGGGCCCTTTGCTCGATACCCGCAATTGCAGCAGTTTCCTTGGCAGGGCTGCCATTCCTGTCCGACACAGTCTGACGGCCGGTGAATTTGCTCAGTGGCTGAATCATCACTGGAATCTGGATCTTGACCTTCGGATTATCAAAGCGGAGGGATGGCATCGCGGCATGCACTGGCCGGATACGCACCTTCCGTTTGTTCCCACATCACCTGCCATGCCTTCCTATGAATCAGCACTCTGCTATCCCGGAACCTGTCTGTTTGAAGCCACCAACCTGAGTGCGGGCCGGGGCACCGCGGTACCATTCCGGTTCATCGGAGCCCCCTGGCTGGATCCGGACACTATCGTTGAAGCCGGAACCGGAAACGTTCGCGTGCTGAAAGCGGGCTCAAAACCATCCGGAACGCAAACCCTGACACTGCCGGGAGTTATGTTTCATACCGAAATAGCAGTTCCCGATGATCAGCCGTGGAAAGGTCAGTCATGCACCGGGATACGTATCGAGGTTGCCGACAAAAACTGCTTCCGGCCGGTACGGACCGGTCTGGCTTTGCTTGCTGCAATCCGGAATTATCATTCGGATACATTCGAATGGAAGACGTATCCGACCGCTGCTAATCCGGAAGGGGAAGATCATTTTGAGCGTCTCATCGGGGTCCGGGATATGCGTCCGGCACTTGAAGCCGATCCTGCCGCTTTCCTGGAGTCTCTTCCGGACCGCCTGCAAGCCGCAGGCTGGAAAGAGTCGGTTTCTCCGCTTTTGTTGTATTAA
- a CDS encoding serine hydrolase, with amino-acid sequence MKTHTAGTIFICLIAAVLFLSASSCRSHAGLPDTNAAEPAATDTAATGTGPDYEAVRVQVLDALNEQIDAFNGDVGLHLKHLQSGMEIGINEDELFPTASMIKVPIMVKIFQDLEDGKYGFQDKFSYDPVHSYQYTDDMINQMAPGSEVALSRLLYLMISVSDNTASIWSQDIAGGGKEINAWFDEHGYNDIRVNSRTRGREEAFSEFGWGQTSPAEMSQLMTAIFRGEVISRAASEKMYRIMSGSLWDGEALSQIPPYVNHASKQGAVRQSRSETAVINAPSGDYVFTVITKNQEDESYAFDNEGYVLIREISSLIWNHLEPEDDWQPDPGFEKYW; translated from the coding sequence ATGAAAACTCATACGGCAGGAACCATCTTCATATGTCTGATTGCTGCAGTGCTTTTCTTATCTGCAAGCTCCTGCCGGAGTCATGCCGGTTTGCCGGATACAAACGCAGCAGAACCGGCAGCAACTGACACCGCAGCAACTGGCACCGGTCCCGACTATGAAGCGGTCAGGGTGCAGGTGCTGGATGCGCTGAACGAGCAAATCGACGCTTTCAACGGTGATGTCGGCCTGCATCTGAAACACCTGCAGTCGGGCATGGAGATCGGAATCAATGAAGATGAACTGTTTCCGACCGCCAGCATGATCAAAGTACCGATCATGGTCAAGATTTTTCAGGATCTTGAGGATGGGAAATACGGATTTCAGGATAAATTTTCCTATGACCCGGTTCATTCCTATCAGTATACTGATGATATGATCAATCAGATGGCACCCGGATCTGAAGTGGCACTGAGCAGGCTGCTGTATCTGATGATCAGCGTAAGTGACAACACGGCAAGCATCTGGAGTCAGGATATAGCCGGGGGCGGAAAGGAGATCAATGCCTGGTTTGATGAGCACGGTTATAATGACATTCGTGTGAACTCCAGAACACGCGGGAGGGAAGAGGCTTTCAGCGAGTTCGGGTGGGGTCAGACCTCCCCCGCGGAGATGTCACAGCTAATGACCGCCATTTTCAGAGGTGAGGTCATCAGCCGGGCGGCATCGGAGAAGATGTACCGGATCATGTCGGGAAGTCTGTGGGATGGAGAGGCACTGTCGCAGATTCCGCCATACGTAAATCACGCATCAAAACAGGGTGCGGTCAGGCAGTCACGGTCTGAAACTGCCGTAATCAATGCGCCGTCAGGTGATTATGTGTTCACTGTAATTACCAAAAATCAGGAGGATGAAAGCTATGCCTTTGACAACGAAGGGTATGTGCTCATCCGAGAAATTTCATCCCTGATCTGGAATCACCTGGAACCGGAGGATGACTGGCAGCCCGATCCCGGCTTCGAAAAATACTGGTGA